In the Blautia coccoides genome, AAGCTTCAGAAGTGCATTCATGTGAGCATCCTGGACTTTGTGCATTTTCCGGATGACGTCCAGTGTTACAGGACCATTCATTTTCGGGATGATAAAACGGGTAATGTATATTCGGATAAGATGGAGATACAGATCCTGGAGCTTAAAAAACTGCAAAAAGAAGTGCGCACAGGAGAAGATGTCATTTTGTGGATGAAGTTCTTTAGTGGGAAAAGCAGAGAGGAGTTTGAAAGCGTGGCAAAAGCGAACGAATATCTCAATGAAGCATATCACACCCTGAGAACCATGAGCGCAGATGAAAAGAAACGGATGGAATATGAAGCGAGGGATAAGGCTTTGAGAGATTATAACTCACAGATAAGCAGTGCGGAAAGAAGAGGAAAAGAGGAGGGTGAGAGACAGACGCGTCAGGTATTTAAGCTGTATATACAGGGTGAGACGCAGGAAAACATTGCAAAAATCTGCGGTATGACTCTGGAAAAGGTAAAGGAAATCCTGCAATAAAAACGCCGGGGATGCAAAATCCCCGGTGTTTGTGCGCGGATCGGTGATCCGTTTATTTCGGCGTATTCAAATCTTTATAGCACACATCTTCAAAAGGAAGATAAATGCGTCTTCGTTCCAGGGAAGACAAATAGATTCCTTTTACCATTTCAAGAGTTTTTCTTCCCTCTGCGGCATCTATAGCCACCGGGCGGTCGCAAAGAATAGACTCATAAAAATCCCTGAGCTGCAGATGATGGCTGCTTCCCCAGTAATCCGGTCCGACGCTGGTCGTCTCGTAGGTGTTTCTGATTTCC is a window encoding:
- a CDS encoding Rpn family recombination-promoting nuclease/putative transposase; translation: METDNFIMLPTVDFCFAELMKNDKVRKGFIAALLGVSPEEVEDTMMLPAALGGNWPDDKLGILDVHVLLADGTRMNMEMQVKYFECWDERVLFYMGRMFAGQIKKGEPYEKLQKCIHVSILDFVHFPDDVQCYRTIHFRDDKTGNVYSDKMEIQILELKKLQKEVRTGEDVILWMKFFSGKSREEFESVAKANEYLNEAYHTLRTMSADEKKRMEYEARDKALRDYNSQISSAERRGKEEGERQTRQVFKLYIQGETQENIAKICGMTLEKVKEILQ